One Paenibacillus riograndensis SBR5 DNA segment encodes these proteins:
- a CDS encoding glutathione peroxidase: MSVYQYSARSIRGKETSLEQYKDKVLLIVNTASKCGFTPQYSDLQKLYEKYQDQGLQILGFPSNQFGEQEPGSNEEVNVFCQINYGVSFPLFEKVDVKGEQQHPLFTYLTEQAGFEGFDTTDSNGKLLHTMLQEREPAALDNDEIKWNFTKFLIDRQGNVVKRYESPVDPMDLEPAIQQLL; encoded by the coding sequence GTGAGTGTCTATCAATATAGTGCCCGCAGCATACGGGGCAAGGAAACCAGCCTGGAGCAATACAAGGATAAGGTGCTGCTCATTGTCAACACTGCCAGCAAATGCGGCTTCACCCCACAATATTCGGATCTGCAGAAGCTATACGAGAAATATCAGGACCAGGGGCTGCAGATTCTGGGTTTTCCCAGCAACCAGTTCGGGGAACAGGAGCCGGGCAGTAATGAAGAGGTTAATGTATTCTGTCAGATCAATTACGGGGTCAGCTTCCCTCTCTTCGAGAAAGTGGATGTTAAAGGAGAGCAGCAACATCCCCTATTCACCTATCTCACAGAACAGGCAGGGTTCGAAGGGTTTGATACCACGGATTCAAACGGTAAACTGCTGCACACTATGCTCCAGGAGCGTGAGCCTGCAGCGCTTGATAATGACGAAATCAAATGGAATTTCACCAAATTCCTGATTGACCGCCAAGGGAATGTTGTAAAACGCTACGAATCCCCCGTTGATCCGATGGATCTTGAACCGGCCATTCAGCAGCTGCTGTAG
- a CDS encoding bifunctional 3-deoxy-7-phosphoheptulonate synthase/chorismate mutase yields the protein MSNVELEGLRARLDEINGQLLELISERAQVVQEIGAVKEKQGVPKFDPEREKQMLEKLVASNKGPFTSGTIRTLFKQIFSASLDLQSTDHKKSLLVARKNHAEDTVIVLPGGVTVGGPSSLMVAGPCSVESELQTRTVAAALQKAGVKVMRGGAFKPRTSPYDFQGLGMDGLRILREAATEYGLLTISEIVDPRHIEEALDYVDVIQVGARNMHNFELLKAVGEVNKPVLLKRGLSATLDEFVHAAEYIMSRGNMEIMLIERGIRTYEKSTRNTLDISAVPILKQECHLPVLVDVTHSTGRKDILIPCAKAALAAGADGIMVEVHPDPATALSDAAQQLNIDEFNTFFNEVKASGLYR from the coding sequence ATGAGCAATGTGGAATTGGAAGGGCTGAGAGCCCGCCTGGATGAAATCAACGGACAACTGCTGGAGCTGATCTCCGAGCGGGCCCAGGTTGTACAGGAAATTGGAGCTGTAAAAGAAAAGCAGGGTGTGCCGAAATTCGATCCCGAACGGGAAAAACAGATGCTGGAGAAGCTGGTGGCAAGCAACAAGGGGCCTTTCACAAGCGGGACCATCCGCACCCTTTTCAAGCAGATTTTCTCCGCATCGCTTGATCTGCAAAGTACGGATCATAAGAAATCCCTGCTGGTGGCCCGGAAGAACCACGCGGAAGATACAGTGATCGTTCTGCCGGGGGGTGTAACCGTTGGCGGACCATCCTCGCTGATGGTTGCCGGACCCTGCTCGGTAGAGAGTGAATTGCAGACCCGTACCGTTGCCGCAGCGCTGCAGAAGGCCGGAGTGAAGGTTATGCGCGGCGGAGCCTTCAAACCCCGCACCTCCCCTTATGACTTCCAGGGTCTGGGAATGGACGGCCTGAGAATTCTTCGGGAAGCAGCCACAGAATACGGTCTTCTGACCATTAGTGAAATCGTCGATCCCCGGCATATAGAAGAGGCGCTTGATTATGTGGACGTAATTCAGGTCGGCGCGCGGAATATGCATAACTTCGAACTGCTCAAGGCCGTCGGAGAAGTGAACAAACCGGTGCTGCTGAAGCGGGGCTTGTCCGCGACGCTGGATGAGTTCGTTCATGCGGCGGAATATATTATGTCCCGGGGCAATATGGAGATTATGCTGATTGAACGCGGCATCCGCACCTATGAGAAATCGACCCGCAATACACTTGATATTTCAGCTGTGCCGATTCTCAAGCAGGAATGCCATTTGCCGGTGCTGGTCGATGTGACCCACTCTACCGGCCGCAAGGACATTCTGATTCCTTGCGCCAAGGCTGCGCTCGCTGCCGGGGCCGACGGCATCATGGTGGAGGTGCATCCCGATCCGGCTACCGCGCTGTCCGATGCTGCGCAGCAGTTGAATATTGATGAGTTCAATACCTTCTTCAATGAAGTCAAGGCTTCGGGACTATACCGCTGA
- a CDS encoding type III toxin-antitoxin system ToxN/AbiQ family toxin — MGIHIKICGIHPAYLDYLRAYDPLVSLDPKHNRKFVGIIFEVNGHKYYAPLSSPKPKHRTIPDRAVDVVKIDGGKLGVINLNNMIPVHKSAIIDIDISHVADVQYRGLLTNQALFIRSNEQAIKKKASRLYSIVKSQKQPKLNARCCNYIALEAALFGYNIVPAASQDVAASKEE, encoded by the coding sequence ATGGGGATACATATAAAAATATGTGGAATTCATCCGGCTTATTTGGATTATCTACGGGCATACGATCCGCTCGTTAGTCTTGATCCAAAGCATAATCGGAAATTTGTAGGGATCATATTTGAAGTAAATGGTCATAAATATTATGCCCCGCTTTCTTCCCCTAAACCAAAGCATAGGACGATCCCGGACCGTGCGGTTGACGTCGTAAAAATTGACGGCGGAAAATTGGGTGTTATTAACCTGAATAACATGATCCCAGTTCATAAGTCGGCAATCATCGACATTGACATTTCTCATGTTGCAGACGTACAGTACCGTGGATTGTTAACTAATCAGGCATTATTTATCAGATCGAACGAACAAGCGATAAAGAAAAAAGCGAGCCGTTTGTATTCGATTGTAAAAAGTCAAAAACAGCCCAAACTTAATGCACGTTGTTGTAATTACATAGCGCTAGAGGCAGCTCTATTTGGATATAATATCGTGCCAGCAGCCTCTCAAGATGTTGCTGCGTCCAAAGAAGAATAG
- a CDS encoding prohibitin family protein, producing MEVNPKLKQVRPGKIISIVVAVLLVVIIGGNAFTSVEYGHVGLYKTFGKLNNNMLSPGIHFKIPFIQTVIQVNTQVTKAETDTSASSKDLQPVSTHVAVNYSVNKDSAYNLMNNIGGNFDGVIINPAIQEIVKEVTAKYPAEDLITRRDLVAGEISELLTKRLGRYDLVVNDINIVNFKFSDAFNQSIEAKQVAQQQALKAENDLRRVEIEAKQKIAQAQAEAESLRLKKQEVTPELVQLKQIEVQEKALEKWNGVLPSVTGGATPFVDVQSLTQK from the coding sequence GTGGAGGTTAACCCGAAACTTAAGCAGGTTCGTCCAGGCAAAATTATTAGCATTGTTGTTGCGGTCTTATTGGTAGTGATTATTGGGGGCAACGCGTTTACTTCTGTGGAGTACGGCCATGTGGGTCTATACAAAACCTTCGGCAAGCTCAACAACAATATGCTCTCGCCCGGCATCCATTTCAAAATTCCGTTCATTCAGACAGTCATTCAGGTCAATACGCAGGTTACCAAGGCCGAGACGGATACATCCGCGTCGTCCAAAGATTTGCAGCCTGTATCCACGCATGTGGCCGTCAACTATTCCGTCAATAAGGATTCCGCCTATAATCTCATGAATAATATCGGCGGGAATTTCGATGGAGTCATTATTAATCCGGCGATTCAGGAAATTGTGAAGGAGGTTACTGCCAAATATCCTGCAGAGGACCTCATCACCCGGCGTGATCTCGTTGCAGGAGAAATCAGCGAGCTGCTGACCAAGCGGCTGGGCAGATATGATCTGGTCGTAAATGACATTAATATTGTGAACTTCAAATTCTCGGATGCCTTCAACCAGTCGATTGAAGCCAAGCAAGTTGCCCAGCAGCAGGCGCTGAAGGCCGAAAATGATCTGCGGCGGGTCGAGATCGAAGCCAAGCAGAAGATCGCCCAGGCCCAGGCGGAAGCCGAATCGCTGCGGCTCAAGAAGCAGGAGGTAACTCCGGAGCTGGTGCAGCTGAAACAAATCGAGGTGCAGGAGAAGGCGCTGGAGAAATGGAACGGTGTGCTCCCGAGCGTCACTGGCGGCGCTACGCCATTTGTCGATGTACAGTCGCTGACGCAGAAATAA
- a CDS encoding PQQ-like beta-propeller repeat protein — protein MKKLQVRQRACAIIAGLSLLFAPYSVHSAWADSHTSYIGNNSDYDWTATTPGAKTVWTQTMDMNTAAADYETMNQGSAVTGGGKAYVIQKGQAVAINVQTGKVAWKYGAKLLGPLLYQKGVVYARSEGGTIYAVHADTGRNKWSSTVKAKGKLSIDQDQLYAADSDIMAFRLGDGKFLWKDNYSEALFSPLVFQGNLVFAQNSSSGVYTYMVLHAFDRTTGKHLWEADNQALPLTAANGTVLSQRLSNLIDLVPLTTLDSLDAKTGKRVKTAEYNPKNIDPVNPEPVNGVISSGGRAWLLGGQIYIGEGNSLYSYPLEADPSKVKAIKYTASGSGLSLDYAAGPYDGRVFFSNAQAVYGIKTANQSPVPYPSGGQIARFDLLGHGMYLAEPSGKLMAINLLTAKPVLQLQTSGRVFGPTLLESGMIIVQSQGKLTAFKEPASLRMQ, from the coding sequence ATGAAAAAATTACAGGTCAGGCAGAGGGCCTGCGCTATCATTGCCGGATTAAGCCTGCTGTTTGCGCCGTACTCCGTACATTCGGCTTGGGCTGATTCGCATACCTCTTACATAGGAAACAACAGTGATTATGACTGGACCGCGACGACTCCGGGTGCCAAAACCGTCTGGACCCAAACTATGGATATGAATACGGCGGCAGCGGATTACGAAACAATGAATCAGGGATCTGCAGTTACCGGAGGCGGGAAGGCCTATGTCATTCAGAAAGGACAGGCCGTAGCGATCAATGTGCAGACGGGGAAGGTAGCCTGGAAATATGGGGCCAAGCTTCTCGGCCCGCTGCTCTATCAGAAGGGGGTAGTCTATGCCCGTTCTGAGGGGGGGACGATATATGCCGTGCATGCCGACACTGGCCGCAACAAATGGAGTTCCACAGTCAAAGCCAAAGGCAAGCTGAGCATTGATCAGGATCAGCTGTATGCTGCAGACAGCGATATTATGGCTTTCCGTCTGGGGGACGGCAAATTTCTCTGGAAGGATAACTACAGCGAAGCGTTGTTTTCCCCGCTGGTATTCCAAGGCAACCTGGTATTTGCCCAAAATTCGTCGTCCGGGGTTTACACGTATATGGTTTTGCATGCCTTTGACCGGACAACAGGCAAGCACCTATGGGAAGCAGACAACCAGGCTCTTCCGCTAACGGCAGCGAATGGAACAGTGTTGTCTCAGCGGCTGAGCAATCTGATCGATCTGGTGCCCTTGACCACCCTGGACAGCTTGGATGCCAAAACCGGCAAGCGGGTGAAGACGGCAGAGTATAACCCGAAAAATATTGACCCGGTCAATCCCGAGCCCGTAAATGGTGTGATCAGCAGCGGGGGCAGGGCTTGGCTTCTCGGGGGACAGATTTATATCGGGGAAGGAAACAGCTTATACAGTTATCCTCTGGAGGCTGACCCTTCCAAAGTCAAAGCGATTAAATACACTGCTTCGGGCAGCGGGCTGTCCCTGGACTACGCCGCAGGTCCATATGACGGAAGAGTGTTTTTCAGCAATGCTCAGGCTGTTTACGGTATAAAGACGGCTAATCAGTCGCCGGTGCCGTATCCCTCAGGCGGACAGATTGCCAGATTTGACCTGCTGGGTCACGGCATGTATCTGGCAGAGCCCTCCGGCAAGCTGATGGCGATTAATCTCCTTACAGCGAAGCCTGTCCTGCAGCTGCAAACCTCAGGCCGAGTGTTTGGACCTACCCTGCTGGAGAGCGGGATGATTATTGTGCAGAGCCAAGGGAAGCTGACAGCGTTCAAGGAACCGGCGAGCCTTAGAATGCAATAA
- a CDS encoding PAS domain-containing hybrid sensor histidine kinase/response regulator → MLRQQAQGYSHFEHACKTGMIGVAFLSVNGQWTSVNPAVTSLLGFTKEQLLSQHLRELVCEDSLESYAAMVRALDAGEAPFAECAVHLSSASGARVPVQLHMTLISNPSTGEKLYYLIHIAELAAEEPADEPLSPVDKLYRQIVANISDVVYYATSDNICRYCSPSVSEVLGYDSEQLVGRDIRGLIHPDDLAALHFPEAQDFQRVQIRVLHTDGRYLWIEFTLRLIAEGTQYSVLAVGRDITERKIVEQKLQESVERYTSLKKYNHDAIISLDLEGRIINGNEKACQLTGYSIPELAGMNVGRIIGAEHLGEVIAYSKEGSPAEVNIDHIWHREGYSVEVLTTIAPIIINQETVGLYIIAKDITDQKKLLIAKEAAEKTNRAKSEFLAMMSHEIRTPMNGVIGMTDLLLEMSEPGSLQREYLDIIRQSGDTLLAIINDVLDFSKIEAGKTILHEEPFMLMPCVDSVLELLQHKADKKGLKIEVSIGPDVPEHLIGDGERLKQILLNLVGNAVKFTYTGGIKVTLRVLARAGGSVTLEFTVADTGIGIPESSRSRLFEPFYQLDHFIDRRHEGTGLGLAITRQLVEMMGGSIALDTTVETGASFVFTVKLREESGSLPDSASGTEGDEALSGERSLRILVAEDNEINQIVLRKILEKRGYSVDVAGDGLQVMEMAREQSYDLIFMDVQMPRMNGLEATQAIKETLPPDKQPVIIAVTANALKGDRELCLAAGMDEYISKPLRSEAITNIVGKFF, encoded by the coding sequence ATGTTAAGACAGCAAGCACAAGGATATTCCCACTTTGAGCATGCATGTAAAACGGGAATGATCGGGGTAGCATTCCTTTCCGTTAACGGGCAGTGGACCAGCGTAAATCCGGCTGTAACTTCGCTGCTTGGATTTACCAAGGAACAGCTCTTGTCACAACATCTCAGAGAGCTTGTGTGCGAGGATTCATTGGAATCCTATGCAGCCATGGTGCGGGCTCTGGATGCTGGAGAAGCTCCTTTTGCCGAGTGTGCAGTCCATTTGTCCTCCGCCTCCGGAGCGCGTGTGCCGGTGCAGCTGCATATGACGCTTATCAGCAATCCTTCGACCGGAGAGAAGCTGTATTATTTAATCCATATCGCTGAGCTTGCTGCCGAAGAACCGGCGGATGAGCCGCTTTCGCCTGTGGACAAGCTGTACCGGCAGATTGTGGCCAACATCTCGGATGTGGTCTATTATGCGACTTCAGACAATATCTGCAGATATTGCTCGCCTTCGGTAAGCGAGGTGCTGGGCTATGATTCAGAGCAGCTGGTGGGCCGGGACATCCGCGGGCTGATCCACCCCGATGATCTGGCTGCGCTTCATTTCCCCGAAGCTCAAGATTTTCAGAGAGTCCAGATTCGGGTCCTGCATACGGACGGCCGTTATCTGTGGATTGAATTCACGCTCCGGCTGATTGCAGAAGGCACACAGTACAGTGTGCTAGCCGTAGGCCGTGATATCACAGAACGCAAGATTGTGGAACAAAAGCTGCAGGAGTCTGTAGAACGGTATACTTCTCTGAAAAAGTATAACCATGACGCGATCATTTCCCTGGATCTTGAGGGGAGGATCATCAATGGGAATGAGAAGGCCTGCCAGCTTACAGGCTACAGCATCCCGGAGCTGGCCGGAATGAATGTGGGCCGGATTATCGGCGCAGAGCACCTTGGGGAGGTAATTGCCTATTCCAAAGAAGGCAGCCCTGCAGAAGTGAATATCGACCACATTTGGCACCGGGAAGGGTACTCTGTTGAGGTGCTGACTACGATTGCACCGATCATCATCAACCAGGAGACGGTAGGCCTCTATATCATCGCTAAGGATATTACCGACCAGAAGAAGCTGCTGATTGCCAAAGAGGCTGCGGAAAAAACCAACCGGGCCAAAAGCGAATTTCTGGCGATGATGAGCCATGAGATCCGCACGCCCATGAACGGTGTGATCGGAATGACCGATCTGCTGCTGGAAATGAGTGAGCCGGGTTCGCTGCAGAGAGAGTATCTGGATATCATCCGCCAAAGCGGGGATACCCTGCTTGCGATCATCAACGATGTGCTGGACTTTTCCAAAATCGAGGCCGGGAAAACCATTCTGCATGAAGAGCCGTTTATGCTTATGCCCTGTGTGGATTCGGTGCTTGAGCTGCTGCAGCACAAAGCTGATAAAAAGGGCTTGAAGATTGAGGTCAGCATCGGTCCGGATGTGCCGGAGCATCTGATCGGCGATGGGGAAAGGCTGAAGCAGATCCTGCTCAATCTGGTGGGAAATGCCGTGAAGTTTACCTACACCGGCGGGATTAAGGTGACGTTGCGGGTACTGGCACGAGCCGGGGGAAGCGTAACACTTGAATTCACCGTAGCGGATACCGGTATTGGCATTCCCGAGAGCTCCCGCAGCCGGCTGTTTGAGCCCTTCTACCAGTTGGATCATTTCATAGACCGGCGGCATGAAGGGACGGGTCTGGGACTGGCGATTACCAGGCAGCTCGTGGAGATGATGGGGGGGTCAATCGCTCTGGATACTACAGTAGAAACAGGCGCATCTTTTGTGTTCACCGTGAAGCTCCGGGAGGAAAGCGGCAGCTTACCAGACTCCGCAAGCGGCACTGAGGGGGACGAAGCGCTCTCTGGCGAACGGTCCTTGCGGATTCTAGTCGCGGAGGATAATGAAATCAATCAGATTGTGCTGCGGAAAATTCTCGAGAAACGCGGCTATTCTGTCGATGTTGCGGGAGACGGCCTGCAGGTGATGGAGATGGCCCGCGAGCAGAGCTACGATCTTATTTTTATGGATGTGCAGATGCCGCGCATGAACGGCCTGGAAGCTACGCAGGCGATCAAAGAAACGCTGCCGCCAGACAAGCAGCCGGTCATTATTGCCGTTACGGCAAATGCGCTTAAAGGTGACCGTGAGCTGTGCCTGGCCGCCGGTATGGATGAGTATATCAGCAAGCCTTTGCGGAGCGAAGCGATTACGAATATCGTCGGCAAATTTTTCTGA
- a CDS encoding Na-translocating system protein MpsC family protein gives MSTTELTSQLSSYAGRLLRERFGKGPESIHASIGKQCIALHIRNFIGPVERFLLNKEEEQAFRYTRELLMKSLLPELSAYLKDTMAIEVGELFYDWGIHNASGIIVALIKNDDVAIDDYAGRDEVHAQINEVSRKVQKEPVHTDSWWLGPRTLIIKREGILIPLEKELIGLGYENTLKTTKRKMEKRYLEGTTTIAPMLGKELADIYVDWDFDKDTSVIAYTFL, from the coding sequence ATGAGCACTACGGAACTTACTAGCCAACTATCCAGTTATGCAGGAAGACTGCTTCGGGAGCGATTCGGGAAGGGACCCGAGTCTATACATGCTTCTATCGGGAAGCAATGCATAGCACTGCATATACGAAATTTTATCGGACCTGTAGAGCGGTTTTTGCTTAACAAGGAAGAGGAACAGGCTTTTCGGTATACACGGGAGCTATTGATGAAATCGCTGCTTCCCGAGCTTTCAGCTTACCTGAAGGACACGATGGCTATTGAGGTCGGCGAGCTTTTTTATGATTGGGGGATACATAACGCTTCAGGAATAATCGTTGCGCTTATCAAAAATGATGATGTAGCCATTGACGATTATGCCGGACGGGATGAGGTTCATGCCCAAATTAACGAAGTGAGCAGAAAGGTGCAGAAGGAGCCGGTCCATACCGATTCCTGGTGGCTGGGTCCCCGCACCCTGATTATTAAGCGTGAAGGCATTCTGATTCCTCTGGAGAAGGAACTGATCGGCCTCGGGTATGAGAACACGCTCAAAACAACCAAACGCAAGATGGAAAAACGATACTTGGAGGGTACCACCACGATTGCACCGATGCTTGGCAAGGAGCTTGCCGACATCTACGTGGATTGGGATTTCGACAAAGATACCAGCGTAATAGCCTATACTTTTCTGTAA
- a CDS encoding methyl-accepting chemotaxis protein, whose product MFSFVRKRLIARIFCVMTAVILCIAAGNIAIQWVNTGSAVKGTISSYNMNIASHYAAQADAGRFSDFLDDPQETDLYWSLRAELDQFRQSIGARYVYFVKIDEANQPLLMIDGRPKGDPLASPINENTDMPDAAVEAVLAGENASTPLIKNPEYGDYISAYVPMRDGQGKLVGALGIDTDVAVLSTLTRDVLLQSLPLYGGILALSLAALGIMAWFVSRALRPLRTITESAGTMARGDLAEAARILHARPVKSRDEIGTAYQAMLRMSGDLNTRVEGIVSHVSTASDLLYGSSETFARNADDVLRMSETVNGKIADIYAGASSQTEGAQSSALAIDEMAQGISRISASAAFVSESAVKALEIVDSSQAAMHQMNRQMKSISLSTGQTLETALLLQSYAEEIEGALAAIRQFADQTKLLALNASIEAARAGEHGRGFTVVAGEVRKLAEGSAASVERVADLLLHIGNASASIGTQMTDVSKEVKEGARMSAESEAALLQASAAFREVAEQITDVSATAEQLSAGSEEVAATVGSMAHIAGGVSEQTRQIRELTDLQLEKIKEVYEASMTISANTSDMREAIRQVKV is encoded by the coding sequence ATGTTTTCTTTTGTTAGAAAAAGACTTATTGCCCGCATCTTCTGTGTCATGACCGCCGTTATTCTCTGTATCGCTGCCGGAAACATCGCCATTCAATGGGTAAACACCGGATCAGCGGTAAAAGGGACGATCAGCAGCTACAATATGAATATTGCCAGCCATTATGCTGCGCAGGCGGATGCCGGACGCTTCAGCGATTTTTTGGACGACCCGCAGGAGACTGACCTGTACTGGTCGCTGCGGGCTGAACTGGACCAGTTCCGGCAGTCGATCGGCGCCCGTTATGTATACTTTGTGAAGATTGATGAAGCGAATCAGCCGCTCCTGATGATTGACGGCAGGCCCAAGGGCGATCCGCTGGCTTCGCCGATTAATGAAAATACGGATATGCCGGACGCCGCAGTTGAGGCGGTGCTTGCCGGAGAGAATGCCAGCACGCCGCTGATCAAGAACCCCGAATATGGGGATTATATCTCGGCGTATGTACCGATGAGAGACGGCCAGGGGAAGTTGGTCGGTGCGCTGGGCATTGATACGGATGTCGCCGTCCTCAGCACATTGACCCGGGATGTTCTGCTGCAAAGCCTGCCGCTCTACGGCGGCATTCTCGCCTTATCTCTGGCTGCACTGGGCATCATGGCCTGGTTCGTGTCCCGGGCCCTGCGCCCTCTGCGTACGATCACAGAGAGTGCGGGTACCATGGCCCGGGGCGATCTGGCTGAAGCAGCCCGGATTCTGCACGCCCGTCCGGTGAAGTCCCGGGATGAGATCGGAACGGCTTATCAGGCGATGCTCCGGATGTCGGGGGATCTGAACACAAGAGTGGAGGGAATAGTGTCCCATGTGTCCACGGCGTCCGATCTTCTCTATGGTTCCTCCGAGACATTCGCCAGGAATGCCGATGATGTGCTGCGGATGAGCGAAACGGTCAATGGCAAAATCGCAGACATTTACGCTGGTGCCAGCTCGCAGACGGAAGGGGCACAGAGCAGCGCCTTGGCGATAGACGAGATGGCGCAAGGCATCTCCCGCATTTCGGCATCTGCTGCCTTTGTCTCTGAATCCGCAGTCAAAGCACTGGAGATTGTGGATTCCTCCCAGGCGGCTATGCACCAGATGAACCGGCAGATGAAGTCGATCTCCCTATCCACCGGACAGACCCTGGAGACCGCGCTGCTGCTGCAGAGCTATGCGGAAGAAATCGAAGGGGCGCTGGCTGCGATAAGGCAGTTTGCGGATCAGACGAAGCTGCTGGCGCTGAATGCTTCAATTGAAGCCGCCCGCGCCGGAGAACACGGGCGGGGCTTCACCGTCGTAGCCGGCGAAGTGCGCAAGCTGGCTGAGGGCTCGGCCGCGTCGGTGGAGCGGGTCGCCGATTTATTGCTGCATATCGGCAATGCGTCGGCAAGCATCGGTACGCAGATGACGGACGTCTCCAAGGAAGTCAAGGAAGGCGCGCGAATGTCTGCGGAGTCGGAAGCTGCCCTGCTGCAAGCCTCCGCCGCTTTTCGTGAGGTGGCTGAGCAGATCACCGATGTGTCGGCAACGGCAGAGCAGCTGTCCGCAGGTTCGGAAGAGGTGGCTGCAACGGTAGGCAGCATGGCTCATATTGCCGGCGGTGTGTCGGAGCAGACCCGGCAGATCCGTGAGCTGACAGATCTTCAGCTGGAGAAGATCAAAGAGGTCTACGAGGCTTCGATGACCATCAGCGCGAATACGAGCGACATGCGGGAAGCCATCCGCCAGGTGAAGGTATAG
- a CDS encoding response regulator — MIEYKQTVLYVEDNQLNMALMHHIFKKNLPSVRLLKAETAALGLQIARQMLPDLIILDIGLPDLNGYEAMDQLKNDELTRPIPVLAISAFAQRSDIERARKTGFSGYITKPFQVKALTEAVERLLAGIA, encoded by the coding sequence GTGATAGAATACAAGCAGACAGTGCTATACGTGGAAGATAATCAACTCAACATGGCTTTGATGCACCATATCTTCAAAAAAAACCTGCCTTCTGTACGGTTGCTGAAAGCAGAGACGGCAGCGCTTGGTCTGCAGATCGCCCGGCAGATGCTGCCGGATCTGATTATTCTGGATATTGGTCTGCCCGACCTGAATGGATATGAAGCTATGGACCAGCTCAAAAATGACGAATTAACCCGTCCGATACCCGTGCTGGCGATCAGCGCTTTTGCCCAGCGCTCGGACATCGAACGGGCCCGGAAAACGGGATTTTCCGGATATATTACCAAACCCTTTCAGGTGAAGGCCCTGACAGAGGCTGTGGAGAGGCTTTTAGCCGGAATTGCGTGA
- a CDS encoding ArsB/NhaD family transporter, translating to MEQQGIWAIGIFLLTYGLIISEKVHRTVLAMLGALIMIAAGIVSQETALEHIDFNTLGLLAGMMMMVGITAETGLFSYVAVKAAKLAKGEPKRILVALVLVTALASAFLDNVTTVLLMVPVTFSITRQLRIHPLPFLLSQIIASNVGGTATLIGDPPNIMIGSAVKELTFMSFISNLTPVILIIILAYLPLFLLMFGKQLKTSPELQRSVMEMDERAMITDRKLLRRCLWVLGLTILGFFLHQAIHLESATVALAGAFLLLLLTGGEKMLHKAFASVEWVTIFFFIGLFVLVSGLVETGVIAELAGQAMELTGGNLAASSMLILWLSAIASAFLDNIPFVATMIPLIQEMGNLGIHNLEPLWWSLALGACLGGNGTLIGASANLIVAGLAAKEGYPITFMRYLKVGFPLMLLSMVISSLYIYLRYLI from the coding sequence ATGGAACAGCAAGGGATTTGGGCGATAGGGATATTTTTGCTTACATACGGATTGATTATTTCCGAGAAGGTACACCGCACGGTTCTGGCGATGCTCGGAGCCCTGATTATGATTGCAGCGGGAATTGTGTCGCAGGAAACCGCTCTTGAGCATATTGATTTCAATACGCTTGGGCTGCTGGCAGGGATGATGATGATGGTAGGGATTACCGCAGAGACAGGCTTGTTCAGTTACGTGGCGGTAAAAGCGGCCAAGCTGGCCAAGGGGGAGCCCAAACGAATATTGGTGGCTCTGGTGCTGGTTACCGCGCTGGCCTCCGCTTTCCTTGATAATGTGACGACCGTACTGCTGATGGTACCGGTCACTTTCAGTATTACAAGGCAGCTGCGCATTCACCCGCTGCCCTTTCTGCTGTCGCAGATTATCGCCTCGAACGTAGGCGGAACAGCAACGCTGATAGGAGATCCGCCGAATATTATGATTGGCAGCGCCGTGAAGGAGCTGACGTTCATGTCATTTATCAGCAACCTTACTCCGGTGATTCTGATCATCATTTTGGCGTATTTGCCGCTGTTTCTGCTCATGTTCGGCAAGCAGCTGAAAACTTCGCCCGAGCTGCAGCGGAGTGTGATGGAGATGGACGAGCGGGCGATGATCACGGACCGCAAGCTGCTGCGCAGATGCCTTTGGGTGCTGGGCCTGACGATTCTCGGCTTTTTTCTGCATCAGGCGATTCATTTGGAGTCGGCGACAGTGGCGCTGGCCGGGGCCTTTCTGCTGCTGCTCCTTACCGGAGGAGAGAAGATGCTGCATAAGGCTTTTGCCAGTGTGGAATGGGTGACGATCTTTTTCTTTATCGGTTTGTTTGTGCTTGTATCAGGGCTCGTGGAGACAGGCGTGATTGCAGAGCTGGCAGGCCAAGCCATGGAGCTTACCGGCGGGAACCTGGCAGCCAGCTCGATGCTGATTTTATGGCTGAGCGCGATAGCTTCTGCTTTTCTGGACAACATTCCATTTGTAGCGACAATGATTCCCCTGATTCAGGAGATGGGCAATCTGGGCATTCACAACCTGGAGCCATTGTGGTGGAGCCTCGCACTTGGAGCATGTCTGGGTGGTAACGGGACGCTGATCGGCGCGAGTGCGAATCTTATTGTAGCGGGCCTCGCGGCAAAAGAAGGATATCCCATCACGTTTATGAGATATTTGAAGGTCGGCTTTCCCTTGATGCTGCTGTCAATGGTCATCTCAAGCCTCTATATCTACCTGCGGTACCTGATCTAA